GCCTACAAGGTGACCCAGGGGCTCCTCAAGGAGTTCGGCGAGAAGCGCATCGTGGACACGCCCATCTGCGAGTCGGGCTTTACCGGCGTGGGCGTGGGAGCGGCCATGCTCGGCCTCCGGCCCGTGGTGGAGATGATGACCTTCAACTTCTCCATCCTGGCCCTCGACCAGATCGTCAACTCCGCCGCCAAGATGTGCTACATGTCGGGCGGCCAGTACAATGTTCCGCTCGTGGTGCGCGGCCCCGGTGGGCCCGCCTCCCAGCTCGCGGCCCAGCACTCGCAGAGCATGGAAACGTACTTCTATCACGTGCCCGGGCTCAAGGTCGTGCGCCCGTCCACGCCCGCGGACGCCAAGGGTCTGCTCAAATCGGCGATCCGCGACGACAATCCCGTCATCTTCATAGAATCCGAGACGCTCTACGCCATCAAAGGCGAAGTGCCCGAGGACCCCGACTTCCTGGTCCCCCTGGGCCAGGCCGCCGTGCGCCGAGAAGGCACGGACGTCACCGTCATCGCGTACATGGGCATGCTCTACCGCGCCCTCGAGGTCGCCGAGGAGCTGGCCAAGGACGGCATCTCCGTCGAGATCGTGGACCCGCGCACGCTCC
This Candidatus Methylomirabilota bacterium DNA region includes the following protein-coding sequences:
- a CDS encoding pyruvate dehydrogenase complex E1 component subunit beta — its product is MAVMTYREALNLALREELRRDPRVFVMGEEVGLYDGAYKVTQGLLKEFGEKRIVDTPICESGFTGVGVGAAMLGLRPVVEMMTFNFSILALDQIVNSAAKMCYMSGGQYNVPLVVRGPGGPASQLAAQHSQSMETYFYHVPGLKVVRPSTPADAKGLLKSAIRDDNPVIFIESETLYAIKGEVPEDPDFLVPLGQAAVRREGTDVTVIAYMGMLYRALEVAEELAKDGISVEIVDPRTLRPMDTATILGSVRKTHRCVVIEAGAGFAGMGSEIAATIQEEAFDDLDAPVARITGENAPMPYARNLELLKTPSKAKILAAIRRVCA